In Plasmodium gaboni strain SY75 chromosome 11, whole genome shotgun sequence, the following proteins share a genomic window:
- a CDS encoding putative adrenodoxin reductase has product MPFYDNLFFRTKDKLKIKFNIRKRNELHHFQKHYFSNDSKYFKVGIIGSGPSALYCCKHFLKNENIKVDIFDKLPNPYGLIRYGVAPDHISVKNIYKTFNPVLSNKERYRFFGNVNIGIDIQMEDLRNYYNAVIFCCGASDSSIPKEEYKKENGIFHAKDLIYFYNNFYDDLRCNNIDTYLNTYENFSNSIIIGNGNVSLDIARILIKSYDDLIKTDINLNYLNVIKRHNFKHIYIIGRRGFWQSSFTNSELRELFSLRDTKVILDKKNYDLCFEIKNYDETNKMKQRQNKLFLDMVDNYEEMKKNPTLYDQYKIIQFIFYHEIKNIHNINNHMKEIQLGLNKDIYSSQNNHKNNKNGYDINNEIINIKTPLLIFATGFKKDNFNLNFYNKSIDKYKDDILNKQFAIFKAGWFQTGAKGNIASHIINTKQNVIEILNFLNTTTTYYDNDITELLKRKKVHFVSMDQWNYIQSLEQNNGEKKGRCAQKFATVKDILQILSHKRN; this is encoded by the coding sequence ATGCctttttatgataatttattttttagaaCAAAAGATAAGctgaaaataaaatttaatataagGAAAAGAAATGAATTGCATCATTTTCAGAAGcattatttttcaaatgattcaaaatattttaaagtAGGAATTATTGGTTCAGGTCCTTCAGCTTTATATTGTTGTAAAcactttttaaaaaatgaaaatataaaagttGATATTTTTGATAAGTTACCAAATCCTTATGGATTAATAAGATATGGTGTAGCACCTGATCATATAAGTgtaaagaatatatataaaacatttaaCCCTGTTTTATCAAATAAAGAAAGATATCGTTTTTTTGGTAATGTAAATATTGGAATTGATATCCAAATGGAAGATTtaagaaattattataatgcTGTGATTTTTTGTTGTGGAGCTTCTGATAGTTCAATTCCTaaagaagaatataaaaaagagaaTGGAATATTTCATGCAAAAgatttaatttatttttataataatttttatgatgATTTAAgatgtaataatatagatacATATTTGAATacatatgaaaatttttCTAATTCTATTATTATAGGCAATGGTAATGTATCTTTAGATATAGCACGTATTTTGATAAAATCATATGatgatttaataaaaacaGATATCAATCTTAATTATCTAAATGTAATAAAACGACATAATTtcaaacatatatatataattggTAGAAGAGGTTTTTGGCAATCTTCTTTTACTAATAGTGAATTAAGagaattattttcattaagAGATACCAAAGTTATAttagataaaaaaaattatgatttatgctttgaaataaaaaattatgatgaaacaaataaaatgaaacaaagacaaaataaattatttttagatatggttgataattatgaagaaatgaaaaaaaatcCAACTTTATATGAtcaatataaaataatacaatttattttttatcatgaaattaaaaatatacacaaTATTAATAATCATATGAAAGAAATACAATTAGGattaaataaagatatatattcatcTCAAAATAATCAcaagaataataaaaatggttatgatataaataatgaaataataaatattaaaacaCCATTACTCATTTTTGCAACCGgatttaaaaaagataatttcaatctaaatttttataacaaatctattgataaatataaagatgATATATTGAACAAACAATTTGCAATTTTTAAAGCAGGATGGTTTCAAACAGGTGCTAAAGGAAATATAGCTAgccatattattaatactAAACAAAATGTtattgaaatattaaattttttaaatactACAACAACatattatgataatgaCATAActgaattattaaaaagaaaaaaagtACACTTTGTTAGTATGGATCAGTGGAATTATATTCAAAGTCtagaacaaaataatgGTGAAAAAAAAGGTCGATGTGCACAAAAATTTGCAACAgtaaaagatatattacaaatattGAGCCACAAAAGAAattaa
- a CDS encoding putative AAA family ATPase (transcript variant 2; alternatively spliced): MSSNEERRIPLCCEICLKNEIDVSSEMIKVAAHKWLFSLGITITLGRHDPSKIVCEKLKKYCDYIVIEPAIPIKIVKEYNEGFKNYKSYKKNNNSNSTDIIEIKGNDENLENHNNIDNKNNIYNDNHIDTFDQIDNNSCKKLYPSHYSVYELNTFYDLNSCDIKCSPQDNDISNNINNNNNMYDEKRKRKKSTPMKNVDMNKKKKSLVSSLDLSQNIVHTTNFSNDLIEKEKKKNIYEESNLLFTVPIIGEKSISSVEEDPIILPNFFCVVHVVTYYKNEEHMEEKFNDASEYEEDQEQIGEKKKNDVPTYIQYILPHLRFHKLWDSLYYEENIKRDLLEYVSALMLFSTKKVDCNMINYNHLVLLYGPPGTGKTSLCKALANKICIRLSNIYTTGILIELNTHTLFSKWFSESGKQVLK; the protein is encoded by the exons ATGAGTTCAAATGAAGAGAGAAGAATACCTTTATGCTGCGAAATATGTCTGAAAAATGAAATCGATGTATCGAGCGAAATGATAAAAGTAGCTGCACATAAATGGCTATTTTCTTTAGGTATTACAATAACCTTAGGAAGACATGATCCATCTAAAATTGTTTgtgaaaaattaaaaaaatattgtgattatattgttattgAACCTGCTATACCTATAAAAATAGTTAAAGAGTACAATGAAggttttaaaaattataaaagttataaaaaaaataataattctaaTAGTACCGATATTATAGAGATCAAAGGAAATGATGAAAACTTAGaaaatcataataatattgataataaaaataatatatataatgataatcATATAGATACCTTCGATCAGattgataataatagttgtaaaaaattatatccATCACACTATTCTGtatatgaattaaataCATTCTACGATTTAAATAGTTGTGATATAAAGTGTTCTCCACAAGATAATgatatatcaaataatattaataataataataatatgtatgatgaaaaaaggaaaagaaaaaagagTACTCCAATGAAAAATGTAGATATgaataagaaaaaaaaatcattaGTAAGTTCCCTTGATCTTTCACAAAATATTGTACACACAACAAATTTTTCTAATGATCTAattgaaaaagaaaaaaaaaaaaatatatatgaagaatcaaatttattatttacagTACCTATTATAGGAGAAAAATCTATTTCATCTGTAGAAGAAGATCCTATAATTTTACCAAACTTTTTTTGTGTTGTACATGTAgtaacatattataaaaatgaagaacATATGGAAGAAAAATTTAATGATGCTAGTGAATATGAAGAAGATCAAGAACAAATAGgagaaaagaaaaaaaatgatgtaCCTACTTAcatacaatatatattaccTCATTTAAGATTTCATAAATTATGGGATagtttatattatgaagaaaatattaaaagagATTTATTAGAATATGTATCAGCATTGATGTTATTTTCAACAAAGAAAGTAGATTGTAATATGattaattataatcatttaGTCTTATTATATGGACCACCTGGAACTGGAAAAACCTCTTTATGCAAAGCCTTGGCCAATAAAATTTGTATACGTTTATcgaatatatatacaacag GGATTTTAATTGAACTTAACACACATACGTTATTTTCAAAATGGTTCAGCGAATCAGGGAAACAAGTTTTAAA ATGA
- a CDS encoding hypothetical protein (conserved Plasmodium protein, unknown function), whose translation MEECYTYSSTEDNDRTDKLLRKKTNINDFNQFYILHDKNKECSKHVEKNLLGNLFISKKIKNEEDSLGGSKELCRTVNDTLTSNYFFNNNKQNISEITPLDKNINILNSMDQQNFDDEEIILYNIRRMYESNTKYCKHEETENINSNISNVDCFKYNNNIYQKNSEYNSSTNESDIFQSVRSSKSYNDIFTQLNKKKKKNKKNKFINDYENMINIKRTHMNNIGDIKNQPLEKYSEGFMKKEKMEVASLSFKSLSDDENNYSFIQTFNHINQNKNQNIYKKENKKNMKYNNKHNDDTKKKFKNSNVLPTNFLLSQKDIKKCSVTNNEKLEKEEYKDKINMLYIKNNILHKNTMDNMKKQNKININKFKMTNSILKNVHLKNLQENDTIKNFSEKNIEKYNESIEKNKLYESLKHINKSLIRKSSICSYDKLENFKNNFTQIKKNGKNNTYTIDKKLENSSSINKYKSNNFSQDKGIYDGLNKYNTFSTFKNYELNNTKVVSSLDENKSQNIITMPKEKDSNVTNNLHIQKYTYNQHDNNKNVKYMYNLKDPYNLKKVNTKSIGVQINVKKKTSSKKTNTVNIFYLDHVKRKKIPKIKFKTITQIYNYDFDAIIVKDGHIISRKKDPLKELFQNFYQKV comes from the coding sequence ATGGAAGAATGTTACACATATTCATCAACAGAAGATAATGATAGGACAGATAAATTGCtcagaaaaaaaacaaatattaatgattttaatcagttttatattttgcacgataaaaataaagaatgTAGTAAGCATGTAGAAAAGAATTTGTTAGgaaatttatttataagtaagaaaataaaaaatgaagaagacAGTTTAGGAGGTTCAAAAGAATTATGTAGGACAGTAAATGATACACTTACTTCGAATTACTTTTTTAACAACAATAAGCAAAATATATCAGAAATAACACCActtgataaaaatataaatattttaaattcaATGGATCAACAAAATTTTGATGATGAggaaattattttatataatattcgTAGAATGTATGAATCGAATACTAAATATTGTAAGCATGAAGAAAcagaaaatattaattcaaatatatcaaatgtagattgttttaaatataataataatatatatcaaaaaaattcaGAATATAATTCTTCTACAAATGAATCAGATATATTTCAAAGTGTAAGATCTAGTAAAAgttataatgatatattcACACAATTAAacaagaagaaaaagaaaaacaaaaaaaataaatttattaatgattatgaaaatatgattaatataaaacgtacacatatgaataatataggagatataaaaaatcaACCTCTTGAAAAATATTCAGAAGGATTTAtgaaaaaggaaaaaatgGAAGTAGCCAGCCTTTCCTTTAAATCACTTTCagatgatgaaaataattattcattCATACAAACGtttaatcatataaatcaaaataaaaatcaaaatatatataaaaaggaaaataagaaaaacatgaaatataataacaaacataatgatgataccaaaaaaaaatttaaaaattcGAATGTACTCCCTAccaattttttattatctcAAAAGGATATCAAAAAATGTTCAGTAActaataatgaaaaattagaaaaagaagaatataaagataaaataaatatgttatatataaaaaataatattcttcATAAGAATACCATGGATAACAtgaaaaaacaaaacaaaataaatataaataaatttaaaatgaCGAATAGTATTCTTAAAAATGTTCATTTGAAAAATTTACAAGAAAATGATACAATCAAAAATTTTtcagaaaaaaatatagaaaaatataatgaatcaatagaaaaaaataaattatatgaatcattaaaacatataaataaatcaCTTATTAGAAAATCATCAATTTGTTCATATGATAAATTggaaaattttaaaaataattttactcaaattaaaaaaaatggaaaaaataatacatatacGATAGATAAAAAATTGGAAAACTCATCaagtataaataaatacaaatcAAATAACTTTTCACAAGATAAAGGAATATATGACGGTCTTAACAAATACAATACATTTTCAACATTCAAAAATTACGAATTAAATAACACAAAAGTAGTATCTTCCTtagatgaaaataaaagtcagaatattataacaatGCCAAAAGAGAAAGATAGTAATGTGACAaataatttacatatacaaaaatatacatataatcaacacgataataataaaaatgttaaatatatgtataatttgAAAGATCCATATAATTTGAAAAAAGTAAATACTAAATCTATAGGAGTACAAATAAAcgttaaaaaaaaaacatcttccaaaaaaacaaacactgtgaatatattttatttggATCATgtaaaaagaaaaaaaattccaaaaattaaatttaaaactattacacaaatatataactaCGATTTTGATGCAATAATAGTTAAAGATGGTCACATAATTTCAAGAAAAAAGGACCCATTAAAAGAATTGTTCcaaaatttttatcaaaaggtttaa
- a CDS encoding putative AAA family ATPase (transcript variant 1; alternatively spliced), giving the protein MSSNEERRIPLCCEICLKNEIDVSSEMIKVAAHKWLFSLGITITLGRHDPSKIVCEKLKKYCDYIVIEPAIPIKIVKEYNEGFKNYKSYKKNNNSNSTDIIEIKGNDENLENHNNIDNKNNIYNDNHIDTFDQIDNNSCKKLYPSHYSVYELNTFYDLNSCDIKCSPQDNDISNNINNNNNMYDEKRKRKKSTPMKNVDMNKKKKSLVSSLDLSQNIVHTTNFSNDLIEKEKKKNIYEESNLLFTVPIIGEKSISSVEEDPIILPNFFCVVHVVTYYKNEEHMEEKFNDASEYEEDQEQIGEKKKNDVPTYIQYILPHLRFHKLWDSLYYEENIKRDLLEYVSALMLFSTKKVDCNMINYNHLVLLYGPPGTGKTSLCKALANKICIRLSNIYTTGILIELNTHTLFSKWFSESGKQVLKLFNKIKRIISEYEENDIFICLLIDEVESLSADRKRSIESTDPSDTVRVVNTLLTQIDSLKYYHNTLILTTSNISEMIDEAFIDRVDLKQYIGLPNEECIYEIYKNCIDELIEKEIIRSSTKIPNYERAIKLTNGHKDDDKEEYNNGYTLLKCAKLSEGFSGRCLRRIPFQAYAYFCQATLRFYNCTNNNQEKVLISLEEFFIALQKAIHKETINKSKLSEQKNTK; this is encoded by the exons ATGAGTTCAAATGAAGAGAGAAGAATACCTTTATGCTGCGAAATATGTCTGAAAAATGAAATCGATGTATCGAGCGAAATGATAAAAGTAGCTGCACATAAATGGCTATTTTCTTTAGGTATTACAATAACCTTAGGAAGACATGATCCATCTAAAATTGTTTgtgaaaaattaaaaaaatattgtgattatattgttattgAACCTGCTATACCTATAAAAATAGTTAAAGAGTACAATGAAggttttaaaaattataaaagttataaaaaaaataataattctaaTAGTACCGATATTATAGAGATCAAAGGAAATGATGAAAACTTAGaaaatcataataatattgataataaaaataatatatataatgataatcATATAGATACCTTCGATCAGattgataataatagttgtaaaaaattatatccATCACACTATTCTGtatatgaattaaataCATTCTACGATTTAAATAGTTGTGATATAAAGTGTTCTCCACAAGATAATgatatatcaaataatattaataataataataatatgtatgatgaaaaaaggaaaagaaaaaagagTACTCCAATGAAAAATGTAGATATgaataagaaaaaaaaatcattaGTAAGTTCCCTTGATCTTTCACAAAATATTGTACACACAACAAATTTTTCTAATGATCTAattgaaaaagaaaaaaaaaaaaatatatatgaagaatcaaatttattatttacagTACCTATTATAGGAGAAAAATCTATTTCATCTGTAGAAGAAGATCCTATAATTTTACCAAACTTTTTTTGTGTTGTACATGTAgtaacatattataaaaatgaagaacATATGGAAGAAAAATTTAATGATGCTAGTGAATATGAAGAAGATCAAGAACAAATAGgagaaaagaaaaaaaatgatgtaCCTACTTAcatacaatatatattaccTCATTTAAGATTTCATAAATTATGGGATagtttatattatgaagaaaatattaaaagagATTTATTAGAATATGTATCAGCATTGATGTTATTTTCAACAAAGAAAGTAGATTGTAATATGattaattataatcatttaGTCTTATTATATGGACCACCTGGAACTGGAAAAACCTCTTTATGCAAAGCCTTGGCCAATAAAATTTGTATACGTTTATcgaatatatatacaacag GGATTTTAATTGAACTTAACACACATACGTTATTTTCAAAATGGTTCAGCGAATCAGGGAAACAAGTTTTAAAgttatttaataaaatcaAAAGGATAATAAGTgaatatgaagaaaatgatatttttatttgcTTACTAATAGATGAAGTAGAAAGTCTGTCAGCTGATAGAAAAAGGTCTATTGAAAGTACAGATCCTTCAGATACTGTAAGAGTAGTTAATACATTGCTTACACAAATAGATTCAttgaaatattatcataatacATTGATATTAACCACATCAAATATTTCTG AAATGATTGATGAAGCCTTCATTGACAGAGTTGATttaaaacaatatattGGACTCCCCAATGAAGaatgtatatatgaaatatataaaaactGCATAGATGAATTG atagaaaaagaaattattcGTTCATCAACAAAAATTCCAAATTATGAACGAGCAATAAAATTAACAAAC GGCCATAAGGATGATGATAAGGAAGAATACaa CAATGGATATACACTACTCAAATGCGCTAAACTGAGTGAAGGTTTCAGCGGAAGGTGTTTGAGAAGAATACCTTTTCAAGCGTATGCTTATTTTTGCCAAGCc ACCCTACGATTTTATAATTGCACGAATAACAATCAAGAAAAGGTCTTAATTTCTCTTGAAGAATTTTTCATAGCTCTTCAAAAAGCTATACATAAGGAAACTATAAATAAAAGCAAATTATctgaacaaaaaaatacaaaGTGA